In Hermetia illucens chromosome 1, iHerIll2.2.curated.20191125, whole genome shotgun sequence, one genomic interval encodes:
- the LOC119651627 gene encoding oxysterol-binding protein-related protein 2 isoform X3 has translation MAEEVHYDEENERENHKSRTSLPVPMFSRNDFSIWSVLKNCIGKELSKITMPVIFNEPLSFLQRMCEYMEYAKLIRLASEQEDPVERMKYIAGFAVSALGSNWERLGKPFNPLLGETFELQRSEYRVVCEQVSHHPPVSAFHADSPSFLFHGSIHPKLKFWGKSVEIQPKGIVTLELPKWGEAYTWSNVNCCVHNIIVGKLWMEQYGTMEVVNHTTGHKAILTFKPAGWASKDLHRVEGFITDKNKKKLHFLYGKWTEFIKCTDIDSYEEYMKENAHKFRKGDEKVKSPNDSPAHTPRKVFSKLNSLKMSSFKSLSIQDSEDIPEPPEGEIPKCDSTYSIDIPHSVTVWEAEQRPPNTAEYYQFTLFAMSLNEIEPGMEPPKTLCPTDSRLRPDIRKLEAGDIDGAAAEKTRLEEKQRESRKLRKNKKGDEWTPRWFRLGTNPYTHQEDWLYSGGYWDRNYTDLDIF, from the exons ATGGCAGAAGAAGTTCATTATGACGAGGAAAATGAACGAGAAAACCATAAATCCAG gacgTCACTTCCAGTTCCCATGTTCTCTCGAAATGACTTCAGTATTTGGTCTGTTTTAAAGAATTGTATTGGCAAAGAATTAAGTAAAATCACGATGCCTGTTATTTTCAATGAGCCATTAAGTTTCTTACAACGGATGTGCGAATACATGGAGTATGCTAAGTTAATTCGTTTGGCTTCAGAACAGGAGGACCCCGTGGAGCGTATGAAATATATAGCAG GATTTGCTGTTTCTGCCCTCGGATCGAACTGGGAACGTTTGGGAAAGCCATTTAATCCACTTTTGGGCGAAACGTTTGAGTTGCAGCGTTCGGAATACCGTGTCGTTTGCGAACAG GTATCGCATCATCCGCCCGTATCGGCATTCCATGCTGATTCCCCAAGCTTCTTGTTCCATGGATCAATTCATCCAAAATTGAAGTTTTGGGGCAAAAGCGTTGAAATTCAACCCAAAGGAATTGTTACATTAGAACTTCCAAA GTGGGGAGAAGCCTACACTTGGTCCAATGTAAACTGCTGTGTTCATAATATAATAGTTGGTAAGTTGTGGATGGAACAATATGGGACAATGGAGGTTGTGAATCATACCACCGGTCACAAAGCAATCTTAACATTTAAGCCAGCTGGCTGGGCATCGAAGGATTTGCACCGAGTGGAAGGCTTCATTACAGATAAGAA taagaAAAAGTTACATTTCCTCTATGGCAAATGGACTGAATTTATAAAATGTACCGATATTGATTCGTACGAGGAATATATGAAAGAGAATGCGCACAAGTTCCGCAAGGGTGATGAGAAAGTGAAAAGCCCGAACGACTCACCCGCTCATACTCCAAGAAAAGTATTTTCCAAGTTAAATAGTCTGAAGATGAGTTCATTTAAAAGTCTTTCCATACAAGAT TCAGAAGACATTCCAGAACCGCCAGAGGGTGAGATACCGAAATGTGATTCAACGTATTCCATTGACATTCCACATTCAGTAACAGTATGGGAAGCCGAACAACGCCCACCAAATACGGCAGAG TATTATCAATTCACATTGTTTGCAATGTCTTTGAATGAGATTGAGCCTGGAATGGAACCACCAAAAACACTATGTCCAACTGATTCACGTCTTCGACCAGATATACGCAAATTAGAGGCTGGTGACATTGATGGGGCAGCGGCAGAAAAAACCCGATTAGAAGAAAAACAAAGAGAGTCTCGAAAACTTCGTAagaataaaaagggagatgagTGGACACCAAG